In Brevibacillus brevis NBRC 100599, a single genomic region encodes these proteins:
- the gltS gene encoding sodium/glutamate symporter yields MTLALNQVTTIFLAVALLVLGTFLVKKASFLQKFCIPAPVVGGLLFAIIATALKATGILQITLDTSLQSLFMLTFFTTVGLGASFKLIKLGGKLLVIYWIACGFLALAQNVIGVSLASVFGIHPLIGMMAGAVSMEGGHGAAGAFGQTLEDMGIQSALAIGIAAATFGLVAGGLVGGPTVKYLIAKHDLKPTETEEVVETEEEKGQPIHSNTFFIQVLLITFCMALGTYLGELFSTATGFVLPGYVGAMFVAVIVRNIVDKLNPKAIDMKSINLISDVTLGIFLSMALMSIKLWEVADLALPMLVIVFVQVVFIVLFGIFVLFRLLGKNYDAAVMVAGFTGHGLGATPNAMANMAAVTGRFGPSRKAYLVVPIVGAFLIDVFAMPIIITTINLFK; encoded by the coding sequence ATGACGTTAGCACTTAATCAAGTAACGACGATTTTTCTCGCAGTAGCACTTCTCGTATTAGGTACATTTCTCGTAAAAAAGGCTAGCTTCTTGCAAAAGTTTTGTATCCCGGCACCAGTGGTTGGGGGCTTGTTGTTCGCTATCATTGCAACGGCTTTGAAAGCGACCGGAATTTTACAAATTACATTGGATACTTCCTTGCAAAGCTTGTTCATGCTCACGTTTTTTACTACCGTTGGATTGGGAGCGAGCTTTAAGCTGATCAAGCTTGGTGGTAAGCTGCTCGTTATTTACTGGATCGCCTGTGGATTTCTGGCTTTGGCCCAAAACGTAATCGGTGTGTCTTTAGCTTCCGTGTTCGGTATTCATCCGTTGATCGGGATGATGGCAGGGGCTGTCTCAATGGAAGGTGGACATGGAGCGGCTGGCGCTTTTGGACAAACGCTTGAGGATATGGGCATTCAATCTGCGTTGGCGATTGGGATCGCAGCAGCTACCTTTGGTCTCGTAGCAGGGGGCTTGGTTGGCGGACCGACTGTGAAATATTTAATTGCCAAACACGATCTGAAACCGACGGAAACGGAAGAAGTAGTAGAGACAGAAGAAGAAAAAGGACAACCGATTCACTCGAATACCTTCTTCATCCAAGTCCTGTTGATTACGTTCTGTATGGCATTGGGAACGTATTTGGGAGAGCTGTTCTCTACTGCAACCGGATTTGTTTTACCAGGTTATGTGGGAGCGATGTTTGTAGCGGTGATTGTCCGTAATATCGTAGACAAGCTCAATCCAAAGGCAATCGACATGAAGAGCATCAACCTGATCAGTGACGTGACACTCGGAATCTTCCTGTCCATGGCACTGATGAGCATCAAGCTGTGGGAAGTTGCCGATCTAGCGCTTCCAATGCTCGTAATCGTATTTGTTCAAGTAGTTTTCATCGTTTTGTTTGGGATTTTCGTTCTGTTCCGTTTACTTGGCAAAAACTACGACGCCGCAGTCATGGTCGCAGGCTTTACAGGGCATGGTTTGGGCGCTACTCCGAACGCAATGGCGAATATGGCGGCCGTAACGGGACGGTTTGGTCCTTCGCGAAAAGCGTACTTGGTCGTTCCGATCGTAGGTGCCTTTCTGATTGACGTGTTCGCGATGCCAATCATTATTACTACGATTAATTTGTTTAAATAA
- a CDS encoding FAD-dependent oxidoreductase encodes MRELHADVVIIGGGTGGCAAALAAAKSGKSVIMTEETDWIGGQFTSQAVPPDEHPWIEQFGCTRSYRTFRDSVRDYYRNHYPMTAEARVIPNLDPGNGSVSRLCHEPKVALAVFYQMLAPYINSGRLTILTNHKLHAVRMAGDNVLSITVEDQKHHDFHELVAPYFLDATECGDVLPQAGVEYVLGAESVDQTGEPNAVVGPPQPNDIQAFTYCFAMDYLEGEDHTIAKPETYDFWRNYKADFWPDKLLSWTGSNPRNTAESVRYELFPGTKYFPLFTYRQIADPKNFQTGLYKSGVTTVNWPQNDYWLGSIIDVPEEERQRHLYGGKQLSLSLLYWMQTEAPRPDGGQGYPGLRLRKDVMGTEDGLAMYPYIRESRRIKAEFTVLEQHVSAFVRKTGKAEAFEDSVGVGSYRIDLHPSTANRNYVDVSTYPFQIPLGSLIPVRVNNLLPAGKNLGVTHITNGCFRLHPVEWNVGEVAGYLTAYCLQHGLTPRAVRNTPDELKKFQAFLYAEGVEYFWPTMYAV; translated from the coding sequence ATGAGAGAACTTCATGCTGATGTGGTAATTATTGGGGGAGGTACTGGTGGCTGCGCAGCAGCACTGGCAGCAGCGAAATCAGGAAAATCAGTTATTATGACGGAAGAAACTGACTGGATTGGGGGTCAATTTACGAGCCAAGCAGTACCGCCAGATGAGCATCCATGGATCGAACAATTCGGTTGCACGCGCAGCTATCGCACATTCCGTGACAGCGTGCGTGATTATTATCGTAACCACTATCCAATGACGGCAGAAGCCCGCGTCATCCCGAATCTTGATCCTGGTAACGGTTCGGTAAGTCGCCTTTGCCACGAACCAAAAGTTGCGCTAGCTGTTTTTTATCAGATGCTTGCTCCTTATATTAACAGTGGTAGACTTACTATTCTGACGAATCACAAACTGCATGCCGTTCGCATGGCTGGCGATAACGTACTGTCGATCACAGTAGAAGATCAGAAGCATCATGATTTTCATGAACTGGTAGCACCTTATTTCTTGGACGCGACAGAATGTGGAGATGTACTCCCACAAGCCGGAGTAGAATACGTACTTGGCGCTGAATCAGTGGATCAAACAGGGGAGCCAAATGCTGTTGTCGGGCCGCCGCAGCCAAATGATATTCAGGCATTTACGTATTGCTTTGCCATGGATTATTTGGAGGGAGAAGATCATACAATTGCCAAGCCGGAAACGTATGACTTCTGGAGAAACTACAAAGCAGATTTTTGGCCGGACAAGCTGCTTAGCTGGACAGGCTCCAACCCGCGAAATACTGCTGAATCTGTACGATATGAGCTGTTTCCGGGTACTAAGTATTTTCCACTCTTCACGTATCGTCAGATTGCTGATCCGAAGAACTTCCAAACCGGATTGTACAAGAGTGGCGTAACGACTGTGAACTGGCCGCAAAATGATTACTGGCTCGGCTCGATCATTGATGTGCCAGAGGAAGAGCGTCAGCGTCACCTTTACGGCGGTAAACAGTTGAGTCTCTCCCTTCTGTATTGGATGCAAACAGAGGCTCCTCGCCCAGATGGTGGACAAGGGTATCCAGGACTGCGACTGCGCAAGGATGTAATGGGAACAGAGGATGGACTGGCCATGTATCCTTATATTCGTGAATCCCGCCGGATCAAAGCAGAATTCACCGTATTGGAGCAACATGTGAGCGCATTTGTCCGCAAAACAGGCAAAGCAGAAGCCTTCGAAGATTCTGTTGGTGTCGGTAGCTACCGAATCGACCTGCATCCGAGCACAGCGAACCGCAATTACGTCGATGTGTCTACCTATCCGTTCCAAATTCCGTTGGGCAGCCTAATCCCTGTGCGTGTAAATAACTTGCTGCCAGCGGGCAAAAATCTTGGGGTTACGCATATTACAAATGGATGCTTCCGTCTCCACCCAGTAGAGTGGAACGTCGGTGAAGTAGCTGGTTATTTGACAGCTTATTGCTTGCAACATGGCCTGACTCCTCGCGCTGTCCGTAACACTCCCGATGAGCTGAAAAAGTTCCAAGCGTTCTTGTACGCGGAAGGCGTAGAGTACTTCTGGCCAACCATGTACGCAGTGTAA